The following proteins are co-located in the Callithrix jacchus isolate 240 chromosome 10, calJac240_pri, whole genome shotgun sequence genome:
- the LOC100405034 gene encoding olfactory receptor 5D13-like, with protein MPDQENQTSDVTFVLLGFSEYPDLQVPLFLVFLTIYTVTVLGNLGIIMVIRINPKLHTPMYFFLSHLSFVDFCYSTTVTPKLLENLVVEDRSISFTGCIMQFSFAGIFVVTEIFMLAVMAYDRFVAVCNPLLYTVAMSQRLCSLLVAASYSWGIVCSLTITFFLLELSFRGNNIINNFVCEPAAIVAVSCSDPYVSQKVVLVSATFNEISSLMIILTSYAFIFITVMKMPSTGGRQKAFSTCASHLTAITIFHGTIFFLYCVPNSKSSWIMVKVGSVFYTVVIPMLNPLIYSLRNKDVKETFRKLVFTKLLCLIKSRR; from the exons ATGCC GGACCAGGAAAATCAGACTTCTGATGTCACCTTTGTCCTCTTGGGCTTCTCAGAATATCCAGACCTTCAGGTGCCCCTGTTCCTGGTCTTCCTGACCATCTACACGGTCACTGTGCTGGGGAACCTGGGCATAATCATGGTCATCAGGATCAACCCCAAACTCCACACCCCCATGTACTTTTTCCTCAGCCACTTGTCCTTTGTTGATTTCTGTTATTCCACCACCGTTACACCCAAACTGCTGGAGAACTTGGTTGTGGAAGACAGAAGCATCTCCTTCACAGGATGCATCATGCAGTTCTCCTTTGCCGGCATATTTGTGGTGACAGAAATATTCATGCTGGCAGTGATGGCCTATGACAGATTTGTGGCAGTGTGTAACCCTCTACTCTACACAGTTGCAATGTCCCAGAGGCTTTGCTCCTTGTTGGTGGCTGCATCATACTCCTGGGGGATAGTCTGTTCCTTGACAATTACCTTCTTTCTCCTGGAATTATCCTTCAGAGGAAACAATATCATTAATAACTTTGTGTGTGAGCCTGCTGCTATTGTTGCTGTTTCATGCTCTGACCCCTATGTGAGTCAGAAGGTCGTTTTAGTTTCTGCCACATTCAATGAAATAAGCAGCCTGATGATCATTCTCACCTcctatgctttcatttttatcacTGTCATGAAGATGCCTTCCACTGGGGGGCGCCAGAAGGCGTTCTCCACGTGTGCCTCCCACCTGACCGCCATTACCATTTTCCATGGGACcatcttttttctctattgtgttccTAACTCCAAAAGTTCGTGGATTATGGTCAAGGTGGGCTCTGTCTTCTACACAGTGGTCATCCCCATGCTGAATCCCTTAATCTATAGCCTCAGGAACAAAGATGTCAAAGAGACATTTAGGAAGTTAGTCTTTACCAAATTACTATGTCTCATAAAGTCTAGAAGATGA